The genomic interval TGACGAATCGGTTCGGCGCCTCTTCCTCGCTCGACCTGAAGGATTGGAAGGTGGTGGATGACGTGAAGTTCCCGCCCGATGCCCGGCACGGCAGCGCTTTCCAGCTGAAGCCTGAAGAGGCAGAGCGGCTAAAGAAACAATTCCCATCGCCTGCGGAAGGGAAGTGACCGGGTGCTGCCGCGTTTTTCCTTTGCCGGATCAGCATATCTGCGGAGTTTGCCAGCGCTCCGCCGATCTTCTCCATGAACGATTCCCCGATTATCCAAGCCCGTGGTGTGGCGAAGCGCTTCGGGGACTTCGAGGCGCTTGCGGCGCTGGATCTCGAGGTGAGGAAAGGCCAATGCGTCGGTCTGCTAGGCCCGAATGGAGCGGGCAAGTCCACGTTTATCGGTTGCCTCTATGGTGTGGTCGCGCGAACCGGCGGATCGCTGGAAGTCTTCGGCCTCGATCCCGCGAAGCAGGCGCGCGATATCAAGCGCCGCATCGGCGTGGTGCCACAGGAGAATGCCTTGGATGAAGGCCTGACCGTGTTGGAAAACATGCGGATCTACGCAGGCTTCAGTGAAGTCCCCCGCAAGACCGCCGATCCCCGGATCGCCGAGCTGCTCTCCTACATGATGCTGGACGCCAAGCGCGACGCGACGATCAAAACGCTCTCCGGGGGCATGAAGCGCCGCCTCACCTTCGTTCGCGCGCTGCTCGCCGATCCCGAGCTGCTGATCCTCGATGAACCGACCACCGGTCTCGATCCCTCGGTGCGGCACCTGCTCTGGGAAAAGGTCATCGAGCTGCGTGACAAGGGAAAGACCATCCTCGTCACCACCCACTACATGCACGAGGCCGAAGTGCTCTGCGACCAGATCGTGATCCTCGATCGCGGCAAGGTGGTAGGCACCGGGGCGCCGAAAGAATTGATCGAACGCGAAGCTCCCGGCTTCGTCGGCATCTTCCCGCCCCACACGGACGAGGCGATCAAGCCACACCTCGATCCCTCTTGGGTGCTCTTCCATCAGGGCCGGCAATGCTGCGTGAGGGCCCCACGGTTCGACGATCTGTTAGAACTGCAGCGCGCCTCCGGCCAGACCGCCTTGCAAATGCGTCCCGCCAATCTCGAGGACGTGTATCTCAAACTCACCGGCAGCGAACTCAGCGACGATGAATGACCGTCTCCCAAGCCTCCGCCTGAGCTGGCAAGTGGTCATCCGGAACTGGATGGTCTACCGGAAGGATTTCCTCGCGAACATCTCACCGACGCTGGCGGACCCGGCGCTGATCCTGGGCTCGCTGGGCATGGGGCTGTCTGGCTACGTCGGGAGGATCGATGACATGAGCTACGCGCAATTCCTCGCGCCTGGCATGATCGCGACCACGGCCCTGTTCACCGCGTTCTTCGAGAGCAGCTACGGCTTCTATGTGCGCATGACCTTCGAGTCGGTATTCAAGGCGATGCTCACCACGCCCATCGGCGTGAACGAAGTGGTCACGGGCGAGTTCATGTGGGTCTTCGTCCGGGCCGCCCTGATGGGTCTCGGGGTGGCGTTGGTGCTGCTGGCGTTCGGCCTGCTGCCGAATCCCCTGGCGATCATGATTTGTCCGCTGATCGGAGGGGTCTTGGCGTTGCCGTGCGCCGCCATCGGGCTGCTGGCCTCGGCGTGGGTTCGGAACATCAATCAATTCCAGACCGTCTACTCCTTCCTCATCGCGCCGATCTTTTACCTGTCCGGAGTGTTCTTCCCCGTTCCTTCGAATTCATTCCTCGGCCACCTCGTGCAGTGGTCGCCCTTTTATCACGGGGTGAAGCTGATCCAGTTCACGGTCTGGGGAAAGGCGGACTGGAGTGCGGTTCTTTGGCACGCGGGCTTGCTCGGCTTCTTCGCCATCCTGCTCTGTGGCCTGTCGTTCCGGTTCATCGGCCGCAAGCTCACCACGTGACCCGGGCCTACCAGCACGGCGTTGGTGCTCGTCACTCCGAGCGCTCGCGGATGATCCGGTAGAGTTCGAGGTAGGCAGGCGAGTCGATGATCTTGAACTCCGGCTTGCTGCTGCCGGCGGTCATGATGGTGACGTTGCCGTTCTTGAACATTTTGTTCACCGGGCCCTGGCTTTGCTGGATGCTATCGACGCGATCGAGGATGATGCTCGATTCGCGGCGATACAGGACTCCCCAGCTGCTGACGATGCGGGTGGCCTCGATCCGATAGCGCCAGCGCTTTGTCTGAACGATCGTGAAGGGAAGAGTGATCGGCAGCAGCACGATGAACGGAACCAGAAGGATGCTCAGCAGGACGAGCTTCAGGACGGCATTGGCGACCGAGCGCGGTGCTTCTAACAAAACCTCCAGCGGCTCGGCGGGGGTTGCTTCTGGAACGGGATCGACCCGGCCGCAGAGAATGTCATCAAGCAGCAGTGCGGTCTCCCGGACATTCGCAAGGTAGGACGTGGAGAAGGAACAGGGACGCATGACCTTCTGCGCCTTTTTGTACCTCTCGGGGACGGATTGCTGATACTCTTCTTCACCCGCCACGAAGATCTGGAAAGTGCCTTGTTCACCGCCGGGATAGCGGGTGGTCACGGTACGCTTGAGGTTGCTGTAGCGCGCCATGTAGAAGCGCTTGGCGATGATCCCGGTCTCGGCTTCCACGTGATGGTCGTGGAAGCGGAGTCGTTGGCGGGATGCGGCCAGTTTCGAATAGATGCCGGCGCCCGCAAAGAGGAGCACGGGCAGCGCGAAGAGGTAGTAGAGCACAGGATCGATCTCCATCGCCACGAAGACGATGATCGCGGAGATCACCAGCAGGAGGGGGATGAACTTGATCTGGGCACGCAGCCACGTGAAGAGGCCGAAGGATGCGAGCACTTCGCAGGGCTCGGCCGACGGGGTGGGAATGCCGGCCTGCCGCAACAAGGCCGTCACATCGAGCTGGCTGGCGCTCACGTGGGCAAATTCGATGGGCAGCCCCGAACCAATCGACCAGAACTTGATCGTCAAGGTGCCGAACATGCGGTCCCACAGGTTCTGTTTGACCACCACGCCGGTGATCTTGTCATAGGCAAACTCGCGGTCGGTCAGGGTGAGGAAGCGATAAGCGTGGCGCACCGAGCCCGGACGCACCGAGTACTGCGTGGACATCAGCTTGATGCCGGTTTGAATCATCGCCGCGAGCCAGAGCGGAACGAGCGGGATCAGGAGCAAGAGCGGAACCAGCGCCCTGCCCGCGTGCATCCCGAGCTCTGCCACCATCGCTTCGCCGGCTGGCACCGCTTCGGGCTCGCTGCGCCGCGGCCGGGCGTGTGAGGCGAGGGCCTGCTTTGCCGCGGGCTTTTTCTTCTCGCGAGCGAGAACTACCAACTGATCGATTGCCGCCGAGAGCGCTGCGCCCTGCCGGAGGCGGCGGAACTTGATATCCTTGCTGCTGCCCTGGCAGCTCACCTGGACGTCGTAGAGACCGAAGAGCCGGTCGATGAAGGTGCAATTGGTGGTCGCGTCCGCGATGTTCTCGTAAGGGATGAAGGCGTTGTGACGCGTGAGAAAGCCTTCGTCGTAGACGACCATGTCATTGAAGACGCGGTAGGTCCGCCTCCGGAAATCGAGGAAGCGGACGATGACAAATGCCAGCAGACCGAGGACCACGAAACCGAGAAGTCCCAGGGCGATGGCGTCAAATTCAGGGGACTTGGCCGCTTGACTCGCGCCTGAGATCATGAGGCCCACGTAGACGAGCCCCAAGATCGTTCCGAAGAACATGCCCAGGCATTCGACGATGACGCCGATGATCGCAGGTTTGTCTTCGAAGAAGAGCTGCTGCTGGGTGAGATCGTAGCCATTCCGTTTCATCCGTTCCCGCACGCCGGCATAGATGGCTTCAGGCTCGGCGATGGCGCGCATGACCACGGGGTGGGAATTGCCGGCCGTCTCCACGATGACATTGCCCACGCCGTAGAACTTGTAGCGCAGCCACGGCAGCTTGAGCTTCACGTGGGTGATATTGCGGATCTCCAGCTCGGTTGTCTGGTCGCTCGCCAGGCCACCGCGATGGCAGATCACCCGGGAATCATGCAGTTCGTAGCGCTCCTTCCGGTAAGCCGCGAGACTGGCGATCACGCTGACGATGCATCCCACGATGAACACCGCCAGCCCGGGCCACGGAGGATTCTCCGAGCCGATCAGGATCACCACGGTCACCACCGCGAGAAGGAGCGAAATCATCGTCCCAACCATGATCCGGGGAGCGACGAACGAACCCTTCCGCGGCTTCAGCTCCAAGGCGGGCATGGACGAGGGAGCCGGTTCATCAAAGGCCACGCTCTCCCGCACGGGCTCCACGGCATTTGTTAGAGTCGCCGCAGAAGCAGCCTCGGCCAATGGCGCAGCGACAGGAACGGGAGGCGGAGCCACTACAGGCGCGGCCGCCCGCGCCGCCATCAGCTGATCCGCGATCTGCTCCGCGGGGACCCAATCCGGATATCCATGGCTCCAGACCAAGGTCTGCGGTCCCACTTCGCCCCGGCTGGCCAAGGCGCTGAGATCCTCAATGGTCACCGGCCCCACCCGTTCCCCATTCTTCGAGCCGTAGAACCAAGCCTGTTGCTCTCGCGCGGACATAATTAATACAACTTAAATATATCGCCCGTATCAGGGAGGCACGGAAAATCGTCCGCCCGGTGAGTGGCAGCCTCGTTAGATTGGGACGCCCGGCATTGCAATTTACCCAGACCATTCAGATTGATTGACTTCTGACGATCGGTCGCTCATTGAAGGCCTCCGATGAGCACCCTTCGTCCCTCCCGACTTTCGAAGACCCTTGCCCTGGTTCCGCCCGCGATGGCCCTCGTGGCTCAGCATGCGAGCGGCGCCTTCGATGCCTTCATCAAGCTCGGCGACACGATCGCCGGCGAGTCGACCGCTCAGAATCACATCGACTGGATCGAGCTGAAGGATGTGAGCTGGCAGGTCAGCCGCACCATCACGGGGACCGGCGCTTCGCGCACTGCGTCCACGCCGGCTGTTTCGGAGCTGACCATCACGAAAACCCTGGATCGTGCATCCACTGGAATCTTTCTCAATGCGGTGGGTCCGGTCAACGGCGCGATTCCCACGGTGACGATGGAATTGGTGGACTCCCACGCCACTGGCAACAATGGCATCTTCTATCGCCTCACGCTGTCGAACGTGATGGTGTCCAGCCAGAAGAACTCCTCACCACAAGGAGCCGACCATCCGACTGAAACGGTCACGCTGAACTTCACGAAGATCAAAGTCGAATACTGGTACAAGGATCTGGACGGTGTGCTGCATCAGGGGACGACGGTGCAGTTTGACATGGCAAAGGGGACCGCTTCCTGATCTTGCCATGCGCTGCCATCGGGCATCATTTGTTACGGCGTTGGCCCTGCCCGGCACCCTCATCGGGCTGAGCCTGGCCCGGGCTTCCGCAGCCCCGGCGGCGTGGCTGGATTTTGCAGGGACCGTTCCCGGTGAATCGACCGATCCGCGCCACACGGGGTGGATCGATATCGATGGCTTTGGTGTGGATACCAACCGGACCATTTCGGGCGGCTCGGCGACACCACCGCAAGTCAGCGAGATCGTCCTGACCAAGAGCCTCGACCGGGCATCGACTCCGCTGTTCCTCGCGGCGGTGGGTGGCACCGCAGCCTATCCGCTGGTGACGCTGGATTTGAACTACGGCGTCAACAGGCCGGTGGCCCGGCTGGAATTCGCAAACGTGCTTATCAGGACCCAATCCTTTCAAGCGCCGGAAGGTGCGGACCGAGCGGTGGAAACGATCGCGCTGAATTTCACCAAGATCACCTACTACTACGTGCTGCCGGACACAACGACCGCCTTCACGTCCTATGACATGGTCAAGGGCAAGGTGACTTCCGGCATCGAAGGCACGACGAATCCCGACAGTGACAACGACGGCATGCCCGATGCCTGGGAGACCACCTATGGCCTGAACGTGGGCGTGAATGACGCCGCGGGTGATGCCGATGGCGATGGCCTGAGCAATCTCGATGAATACCAGCTCGGCACGAATCCCAAAGCCGGGACGTCCTTCTTCAAGGCGACGCTTTCCGCCGTGCCGGCCACGCCCGGGAGCTATCAGCTGACGTGGAATAGCGTGGTCGGGAAAGCATACGTCATCGAGTGGTCGCCGAATCTCACCACGGCTTTCACGGCCGTTCGCACGGTCACGGCAAGCTCGACCACCAGCACGGAAACGCTGACAAATGCAGGCCCCATCGGCTTCTACCGGGTGCGTCCCCAATAGCGTAATGTATTGAAGGAAATGAGTTCGGTGAACCTGTTTCCCCATTTGGACTCTTGGGATCCCGCGCCCTTGCGTGTGCAGCTTGCCAAGGGCGGCTTCCATCGCGCGGCACTCCAGGAACTTGGTCTCCCGGAGCATTGGCTTCGTTCGCCCATGCGGCGCGCCGCCTTGCTCGGCCGCGCTCCCGCTGGTTCGACCATCCATACACTGATCCGGCTGTTCACCTTGGGAGACTCGGTTGAGCCGGCGGAGGCTATGATTGCGCTGGGCGAGGCGGCATCGGGTCTGTTAGAGATCGGCTTCTTGAAAGCCAGCGACGGGAAAGTCCGCTCGCTCTATCAGATTTCTCCGGTCGGTGACACTTGGGTCGCCTGTGATTTCAATCACCGGCAGGGCGAGGATGCGGACGAATTCGTGATGGGCGTGGGTCCTTCCAGCCTGCTGCTCGCCTCGCTGACGCCGCTGGTAAAGGGCCGCGTGCTCGAGCTTGCCTGTGGGATCGGCTGGCTGGCAGGTGCACTGGCTCGGAAGGGCTGCGAAGTCACGGGCACCGACCTGAATCCCCGCGCCCTTGAGTTCGCGCGCTTCTCCGCGCGGCTGGCCGGAGCGGAGGCCATCGACTTCCGCCATGGCGATGGCTTCTCGCCCGTGGCCGGTGAAACCTTCGATCTCATCGTGTCGAATCCGCCTTACGTTCAGTCACCCGGTGGCGGGATGATCTTCAAGGAAGCGCCGGCCGGCGATTCCGTCTGCGCACGGCTGCTTCGGGCGCTCCCGCAGCATCTCTCACCCGGTGGCATCGCCGTGGTGCTGATCAACTGGACGCACGCCAACGATGACGATTGGACAGAGGCTCCGCTCTCATGGGTGCCCGCCGAAGGAATGCGTCGCTGGCTTTTCCAATCCGACTGCTCCTCTCCCGCCGACTACGCCTGGAAATGGATCTCCGGTGATCTCCACTTCCAGGACGAGCAGGCAGCAGAGCAGGAAATCCAGCGCTGGCTCAGGCACTATCAGGAAATCGGCGCGCGTCGCGTCAGCGGCGGCTTCATGGTCCTCCAAAAATGCGAGCCCGGCGAGGAATGGACCCGCACCGAAAGCCGCGCCGCGGAAAGTATCGGGAGCAACGCTGGCAATGACGTGCTGCGCGTGCTCGCCAGCGAGAACTGGCTTCAAGCCGGCCATGATGTGCTCCACTCCCGCTACGAAGTGCCGGCCGGCATTGTCGCCGAAGCGCGGATGAGCCTCGGCGATGCGGGCTGGGTGCGTGACACCATCCGCCTCACCAGCCCGGCCCGGTTGTCCTACGACGGCCAGATCGACGAGAATATCCTGCGCCTCCTCGCCGTGGTCCACGCTGGCGGCACCCCCGCCGACATGGTGGCAGAAATCCGCACCCGCCCGCAATTCGCCGCCGTCCCTGATCTGCCGGAGCGTATCGCTGAACTTGTTCGGGAACTGGTATCCCACGGGATGCTAGTGCCAGTTACCGGGAGCGCGGAATTCATTCCGCCTGGACAGTAGGTTCGCTGGAAAGGTTCGCCCTGCGCCACACGTCCTGATGGAGTGATCCCCATGCGCTCGATTCTCGCGTCCCTCGTCGCCCTGTTTTCCGTCGCCGCTGCTGCCGAACCTCAGGTCTTCCCCCTGTGGCCGGATCAAGCACCGATCGGTGACGGCACCTTCGAGAAAACGGACGCGAAACTGACCCTGCACCGCCCGGAGAAACCGAATGGCACCGCACTCGTGATCTGCCCCGGCGGCGGCTACGGCACGCTGGTGAAGGACCCCGAAGGCCACGGCATCGCGAAGTGGCTGAATGCGCAGGGCATCACCGGCGTCGTGCTTGAGTATCGCCTGCCCAATGGCCGCTCAAAGGTCCCGCTGCTCGATGCCCAGCGCGCGCTCCGCACCGTGCGGGCGAATGCGAAGGACTGGGGCTGCGACCCCCGGAAAGTCGGCATCATCGGCTTCTCCGCTGGCGGCCACCTGGCTGCGACCGCGGTAACGCGCTTCGACGAAGGCGATCGCACCGCGAAAGACGCCATCGACCGCCAAAGCTGCCGGCCGGATTTTGCGGTGCTGGTTTATCCCGTGATCACCATGGGCGAGACCACGCACGGCGGTTCACGCAACAATTTGCTCGGCGCTTCGCCGACCGAGGAAGCCATCACGTATTACTCCGCGGAGAAGCAGGTCACTGCCAAGACCTCGCCGACCTTCCTCGCCCATGCCGTGGATGACCAGCTTGTGCCCGTTTCCCACAGCAAGTCGTTCTATGCCGCCCTGAAGGAAAAGCGCGTGGAGTGCGAGCTTCTGGAGCTTCCTTCCGGCGGGCACGGCCTGAATGGCTACCAGGGGCCGATGTGGGACAAGTGGCAGGCCGAGTCGCTGAAGTGGATGAAGGCGCAGAAGTTCGTGCGGTGAATTTGCGCATTGCGGGGCGCTGGGAACTCGCCAATCTGTGATGTTGCTATGAAAATCCTCACCACCATCCTCATGTCGGCAGCCGTTGCCGCATTCGCTTCCGGCGGATTTGCTGCGGAAGAAAAAGAAACCAAGGACCAGGCCAAGACCGTGACCCTGGAAGGCACCGCCACCTGCGCGAAATGCGATCTGGGAACCGCAGACACCTGCACCACCGTTCTCCAAGTGAAGGAGGGCGACAAGACCGTGGACTACTACATCACGGGTGAGCCCGACAAAGAGTTCCACAAGAAGATCTGCAAGAAATCCAAGGAGGCGAAGGCGACCGGAACCGTCAGCGAAAAGGACGGCAAGAAGACGCTCGAAGTCACCTCGATCGAAGAAAAGGCGAAGAAGTGACCGGGGGCTGCCCTAGTTCTCTGTGGGCGCGGTGGTCACGCCGCGGAAGCCACGGGTAAAGCGGACCTCAGCCATCGCATTGCGGTGGCCTGAGCGGTGCGCCCACATCGCTGCAAGATTTTCTGTCACAATTTCCGATCGGCGACGGATGATGAGCGGACCAATTCATGGACGACCGCTCACTGCTCGATCGATACCTTGCCACTCGCGACGAAAGCGCGTTTCGCGAGCTGGTGAGCCGTCATCTTGACTTGGTTCACACCGTGGCCCGGCGGGTGACCGGGAATGACGAGCTCGCCCGCGATGCCGCGCAAGCCACCTTCGTGAAGCTCGCCCGCGACGCTGCGAAGGTGCCACCTACGATTTCCCTCGTCGCATGGCTTCACCGCACCTCCCGCTGTGCCGCCGTCGACCTCGTCCGCAGCGAGGATCGCCGTCGAAAGCGCGAGCAACTCGCCCACCAGCACATGCCCATGAATGCGACTCCCGAGCCCGAATGGGAGCGGCTCGCTCCCGTGATCGATGAAGCCGTCGACTCGCTGCCCGCCGCAGACCGCGAGCTGGTGCTGGCGAAGTACTATGGAAATGAAACTTTCGCCGGCATCGCCACCCGCTTCGGCTGGACCGAGGCGAATGCCCGCAAGCGCGCATCCCGTTCGCTGGAAAAACTGCGCCATCTGTTAGGAAAACGCGACCTCACCACCACCGCCGTGGCACTGGCCACCGCCCTGCCGCTGCATTCCGTCTCACCAGCACCCTCGTCTCTAACAGGCGCGGTGCTTGCCGCCGCGTCGAAGACCGCCCCGGCCCAGACCCTTGGCTTTAATATCGCCATGACCACCGCACAGAAATCCGCCGCCGCTGCGGCAGTAGTGGCTCTTCTCGCCTCCGGCTGGACCGGGCACGCGCTGGGAAGCGCCAGTGGGCGGGAACAACAGCTTTCCTTGTCCACCGGCCGGCCGGGATCGGCGGCATCGCTCGTGACCGCAGCCGTCGATCGCCGTCCGGTGGAGGTTGATCCCGCGACCGCCTTCGAGTGCTTGCTCGCGGGTGAAGATCGCCGCACCTGGGCGGTGGTATCGAGGCTGGATGCGAAGACGATGCCGGTGTGGATGGAGAAATTGCACAAGCTCCAGGCTTCCACCCCGCGCGCATCAGCGGAGTGGGAGCGGCTGACGGAGATCGAGTCGGCCTTGTATTTCCACTGGGCGGATGCCGACCCCCAGGCCGCATGGAAGGAGGTGGCAGCGATCCCGGACTCGAACGATCACAGCGTGAGCGGGCACACGAAAGCCCTGGTGGAAAGCGTGCTCGCCGCGTGGATGCGCCGGTCTCCCGATGAAGCCTATAACGCCGCGAAGGATCACCCCGATCATGGCTATACCGCTCGTGACATGCTGATCCTGACGTGGACGCCCGAGACACTGGAGGAAAACCTGGCGAAACATGAGGACAAGCGCGACGACTTGCTTGGCTGGTTCTGCGGGTCGATTGTAGGCGACCAGGCCAAGCGCGAGGCAGTGATCAAGTATCTCCTGCAGGATCCTCCCCCGAAGGAAGCAGCCTGGGGGCGCAAGCTGTTCTTCCGGTCCTGGGGTTACGAGGACTTCCTCGCTGCAATGGCGCGCGCGGAAGAACTGAAGTTGCCCGACATGCAGAGGCTTCTTTTCCAGGACAATCTCCCTAACAACCCGATCACGGTCATGCCGTGGGCAATCTCAAAGGGCATGGCTCCCGGCGGACCGCAGTGGGAACAAGGCTATCAGCAATGGCTTCAGGTGGAGCCCGCAGAGGCGCGGGCGTGGTTCGAAACGCAGGCCCCGGCATGGGAACGCGACGGGCATGACTCGGCTGTCGCCGGATTCTTCGCCTCCGAACTGGCGATTGCCAGCCTGTCCGCAAAGTCCGGCAAGCCTGACCCGGCGGCGGAGCAGGCGGCGGCGAAGCGGCTCTCCGAATTCCTCAGCCGCTGGAGTGCGAAGGACTCCGCTGCGGAATTGAAGTGGCGCAATGCCGCTTCAAAGGAAACGCGGGATCGTCTCGCTGAAACGGAGGCATCCCGATGAAACGATACGCTTTCTTTATCGTGCTCGGCGTCGCTTGCTTTGCCGTCGGGTTCTCCAGCTATCGATTCGGTCGTGACCGGGCGATCGCGTCCGCATTTCCTGAGGATGCCGCGGAGAAGCCAGTGCAGGCCGTGGGCACCGCTGTGGAGGCGGTTTCATCACGGCCGGCCGCGGAGTTGATTTCGCTGAAGGAAAAACTGAAGCACAGCTACACGACATGCCCGTCCGCCCAGCACGATTGGATCCTGCGTGGCCAGACCGCGGCGGTGCTGGCGACGATGACGACCGCCGAGCTGAAGTCTCTGTTAGAGGAGCTCTTGTCTTGCTGTCCCCAGGCGCACTATAGGCACGTGACCGAGCCGAATCTCGTCCTGATCACAGACCTCTTGCGCGAGTGGGGTCGGAAAGACCCGGTGGCGGCGTGCAGGGCGATGGCTGATGCGGCAAGTACTGCCGATGGCCGGATGGCGGCGTTCCAGGACTGGCTGCTGCGCGATCCCTCGGCGGTGACGCGCTGGATGGCTTCCAGCGATGAGGTGCCCTCGGATTTGCGAAGGGCATGGCTCTCCGAACGGGTGAAAACCGATCCGCGCGATGCGATCCATCAGCTGGCGGGCCTCCCGCCGGAGTCGCGCGCGTCCTCGTTGATCGAGTGGAGCAGCTCCTGCGCGCTCTTGCCCGCCGAGCGGAAGGTGTTGCTGGAAGCGGTTCAGGACGATCCCGCCTTGCTGCTGAAGTGCGCGGGCCGGATCGCGGGAGCCCTGGTCGATCAGTCCGTGCAGGAAGCTTACGGATTCGTGGATAGCCTCGATCTCGACGAGGAGATGGCGACTTCACTGGACGATGGCATCTTCGCGAAATGGTCGGTCCGCGATCCTCAGGTCGCCTTTGCCGAGTGGGCGAAGCAGAAGGAAACACGGGTGCCAGACTCCTTCCTGAACGCGCTCGACACATGGAGCCTGAACTCGCCGGGTGCCGAGCAAGCGATCGAGTGGCTGGACACGGTCGAGGCCGGCCCTGCGAAGGAGAAAATCCAGGTTCACTTCATAGAGGAGCTGACCGACGGCGAGCGCTTCGAGCAAGCGGTGCGTATGGGCATGTCGATGGACAATCGCGAGGAAGGCAAGCGCCAGGTGCTGCGCACGGTGACGACGTGGAAGGAGAAATTTCCCGACCATGCCCGCGAGCGGCTAGCGGCAATGACTCGCGAAGACGGCGTGGAGGTGAAGTGACTTTACGTAGGCGCGGTGGTGACACCGCGGAAGCCACCGGTAAAGCGGTCTTCACTCTTGCTTCCGCATTCTCACGAATGTGCCTGCGGTGGCTATTACGGTCCGCCCCAACACACTCGCCGCTCGACGCGCGGGGCCCCGTGACCTTGCATGGGCGGAGCATTCTTCCTCATGCGCATCGACTGCCACGTTCACATTGTCGGCACCGGTACCGGTGACACCGGCTGCTGGTATCGGCCGAAGGGCCTCACCCGGGTCGGCGAGCCGTTCCTGGTGAAAGCCGTTGGCTTGACGGTGCGCGAGCTGCACGGGCCGGAGTTCGATCAACTCTACATCAGGAAGCTGTTAGATTTCATCCGCGGCTCATCGGTGGACCGCGCCGTCCTGCTCGCCCACGAGCTGCCGCACACGGAAGACGGCACAGCTTTGCCCGAGCGCTCGTCGCTCTACGTGCCGAATGAGTGCGTACTGAAGCTCTCCCAAGATCATCCCGAATTCCTCGCCGGTGTCTCCATTCACCCCGCGCGGAAGGATGCGATGGAGGAGCTGGAGAAATGCCTCGCC from Luteolibacter sp. Y139 carries:
- a CDS encoding ABC transporter ATP-binding protein, giving the protein MNDSPIIQARGVAKRFGDFEALAALDLEVRKGQCVGLLGPNGAGKSTFIGCLYGVVARTGGSLEVFGLDPAKQARDIKRRIGVVPQENALDEGLTVLENMRIYAGFSEVPRKTADPRIAELLSYMMLDAKRDATIKTLSGGMKRRLTFVRALLADPELLILDEPTTGLDPSVRHLLWEKVIELRDKGKTILVTTHYMHEAEVLCDQIVILDRGKVVGTGAPKELIEREAPGFVGIFPPHTDEAIKPHLDPSWVLFHQGRQCCVRAPRFDDLLELQRASGQTALQMRPANLEDVYLKLTGSELSDDE
- a CDS encoding ABC transporter permease, which produces MNDRLPSLRLSWQVVIRNWMVYRKDFLANISPTLADPALILGSLGMGLSGYVGRIDDMSYAQFLAPGMIATTALFTAFFESSYGFYVRMTFESVFKAMLTTPIGVNEVVTGEFMWVFVRAALMGLGVALVLLAFGLLPNPLAIMICPLIGGVLALPCAAIGLLASAWVRNINQFQTVYSFLIAPIFYLSGVFFPVPSNSFLGHLVQWSPFYHGVKLIQFTVWGKADWSAVLWHAGLLGFFAILLCGLSFRFIGRKLTT
- a CDS encoding PH domain-containing protein, yielding MSAREQQAWFYGSKNGERVGPVTIEDLSALASRGEVGPQTLVWSHGYPDWVPAEQIADQLMAARAAAPVVAPPPVPVAAPLAEAASAATLTNAVEPVRESVAFDEPAPSSMPALELKPRKGSFVAPRIMVGTMISLLLAVVTVVILIGSENPPWPGLAVFIVGCIVSVIASLAAYRKERYELHDSRVICHRGGLASDQTTELEIRNITHVKLKLPWLRYKFYGVGNVIVETAGNSHPVVMRAIAEPEAIYAGVRERMKRNGYDLTQQQLFFEDKPAIIGVIVECLGMFFGTILGLVYVGLMISGASQAAKSPEFDAIALGLLGFVVLGLLAFVIVRFLDFRRRTYRVFNDMVVYDEGFLTRHNAFIPYENIADATTNCTFIDRLFGLYDVQVSCQGSSKDIKFRRLRQGAALSAAIDQLVVLAREKKKPAAKQALASHARPRRSEPEAVPAGEAMVAELGMHAGRALVPLLLLIPLVPLWLAAMIQTGIKLMSTQYSVRPGSVRHAYRFLTLTDREFAYDKITGVVVKQNLWDRMFGTLTIKFWSIGSGLPIEFAHVSASQLDVTALLRQAGIPTPSAEPCEVLASFGLFTWLRAQIKFIPLLLVISAIIVFVAMEIDPVLYYLFALPVLLFAGAGIYSKLAASRQRLRFHDHHVEAETGIIAKRFYMARYSNLKRTVTTRYPGGEQGTFQIFVAGEEEYQQSVPERYKKAQKVMRPCSFSTSYLANVRETALLLDDILCGRVDPVPEATPAEPLEVLLEAPRSVANAVLKLVLLSILLVPFIVLLPITLPFTIVQTKRWRYRIEATRIVSSWGVLYRRESSIILDRVDSIQQSQGPVNKMFKNGNVTIMTAGSSKPEFKIIDSPAYLELYRIIRERSE
- a CDS encoding Hcp family type VI secretion system effector — encoded protein: MSTLRPSRLSKTLALVPPAMALVAQHASGAFDAFIKLGDTIAGESTAQNHIDWIELKDVSWQVSRTITGTGASRTASTPAVSELTITKTLDRASTGIFLNAVGPVNGAIPTVTMELVDSHATGNNGIFYRLTLSNVMVSSQKNSSPQGADHPTETVTLNFTKIKVEYWYKDLDGVLHQGTTVQFDMAKGTAS
- a CDS encoding type VI secretion system tube protein Hcp — protein: MRCHRASFVTALALPGTLIGLSLARASAAPAAWLDFAGTVPGESTDPRHTGWIDIDGFGVDTNRTISGGSATPPQVSEIVLTKSLDRASTPLFLAAVGGTAAYPLVTLDLNYGVNRPVARLEFANVLIRTQSFQAPEGADRAVETIALNFTKITYYYVLPDTTTAFTSYDMVKGKVTSGIEGTTNPDSDNDGMPDAWETTYGLNVGVNDAAGDADGDGLSNLDEYQLGTNPKAGTSFFKATLSAVPATPGSYQLTWNSVVGKAYVIEWSPNLTTAFTAVRTVTASSTTSTETLTNAGPIGFYRVRPQ
- a CDS encoding methyltransferase, encoding MSSVNLFPHLDSWDPAPLRVQLAKGGFHRAALQELGLPEHWLRSPMRRAALLGRAPAGSTIHTLIRLFTLGDSVEPAEAMIALGEAASGLLEIGFLKASDGKVRSLYQISPVGDTWVACDFNHRQGEDADEFVMGVGPSSLLLASLTPLVKGRVLELACGIGWLAGALARKGCEVTGTDLNPRALEFARFSARLAGAEAIDFRHGDGFSPVAGETFDLIVSNPPYVQSPGGGMIFKEAPAGDSVCARLLRALPQHLSPGGIAVVLINWTHANDDDWTEAPLSWVPAEGMRRWLFQSDCSSPADYAWKWISGDLHFQDEQAAEQEIQRWLRHYQEIGARRVSGGFMVLQKCEPGEEWTRTESRAAESIGSNAGNDVLRVLASENWLQAGHDVLHSRYEVPAGIVAEARMSLGDAGWVRDTIRLTSPARLSYDGQIDENILRLLAVVHAGGTPADMVAEIRTRPQFAAVPDLPERIAELVRELVSHGMLVPVTGSAEFIPPGQ
- a CDS encoding alpha/beta hydrolase, whose translation is MRSILASLVALFSVAAAAEPQVFPLWPDQAPIGDGTFEKTDAKLTLHRPEKPNGTALVICPGGGYGTLVKDPEGHGIAKWLNAQGITGVVLEYRLPNGRSKVPLLDAQRALRTVRANAKDWGCDPRKVGIIGFSAGGHLAATAVTRFDEGDRTAKDAIDRQSCRPDFAVLVYPVITMGETTHGGSRNNLLGASPTEEAITYYSAEKQVTAKTSPTFLAHAVDDQLVPVSHSKSFYAALKEKRVECELLELPSGGHGLNGYQGPMWDKWQAESLKWMKAQKFVR